A region of Vicinamibacterales bacterium DNA encodes the following proteins:
- a CDS encoding DinB family protein, translating into MHKNPYAEALGSLDPVKALSTTPRKIKALTSKWTARQWQRSYAPGKWTARQILVHLAQTELALTTRVRYGASQEGYVAQPFDQDAWLSLDAADGPTALDTYMALRRFNLAMFKGLAPKLRTRPFTHPEYGSLTPDWVMAQLAGHELHHLNQLKQI; encoded by the coding sequence ATGCACAAGAACCCCTACGCCGAGGCCCTCGGGTCGCTCGATCCGGTGAAGGCGCTGTCCACGACGCCGCGCAAGATCAAGGCGCTGACGAGCAAGTGGACGGCCCGGCAGTGGCAGCGCAGCTACGCGCCCGGCAAGTGGACGGCGCGTCAGATCCTCGTGCATCTGGCGCAGACCGAGCTGGCGCTGACCACCCGCGTCCGCTACGGCGCGAGCCAGGAGGGGTACGTCGCGCAGCCGTTCGATCAGGATGCGTGGCTGTCGCTGGACGCGGCGGACGGACCGACGGCGCTCGACACCTACATGGCGCTGCGGCGCTTCAACCTCGCGATGTTCAAAGGGCTCGCGCCGAAGCTGCGCACGCGGCCCTTCACCCACCCCGAGTACGGCTCCCTCACCCCGGACTGGGTGATGGCGCAGCTCGCCGGCCACGAACTGCATCACCTCAATCAGCTGAAGCAGATTTGA